A window of the Cystobacter fuscus genome harbors these coding sequences:
- a CDS encoding GON domain-containing protein, with protein MMISIHENSTRRYLAVTVLAGGLVLGACGPSNEQQGQKEEEVLDEVGIQAMALTADSCARLKAVGQPMERNYTLFVNGDLRKPFIAWCDADGDTYLNLPTGGGRNFSQYLEVDGTSVSTRWAKVRLDPVAMTLDVNDARFTTSTGSIPGWNKYYAAYGEAGDCVTYDSSTGRANVDLRGLPFAVSATWKTDGWYAAGGSTRSSHDQVVDVSGGGYCGSTTVDGALTVRYVGYDSCATVAAAGGTLNQDYTLYLGLDPSKPYLAYCHSSGNTYLTLRAIGSGSNFSQYLEVDGTSVSTRWAKVRLDPVAMTLDVNDARFATSTGSIPGWNKYYAAYGEAGDCVTYDSSTGRANVDLRGLPFAVSATWKTDGWYAAGGSTRSSHDQVVDVSGGGYCGSTTVDGALTVRYFYQ; from the coding sequence ATGATGATTTCCATCCATGAGAATTCCACCCGCCGTTACCTGGCCGTGACTGTACTCGCCGGAGGCCTGGTGCTCGGCGCGTGCGGACCCTCCAACGAACAGCAGGGACAGAAAGAGGAAGAGGTGCTGGACGAAGTGGGCATCCAGGCCATGGCGCTGACCGCCGACTCCTGCGCCAGACTGAAGGCCGTGGGGCAGCCCATGGAGCGCAACTACACGCTGTTCGTGAACGGAGACCTCCGCAAGCCCTTCATCGCCTGGTGCGATGCCGACGGTGACACCTATCTGAACCTGCCGACCGGAGGCGGCCGCAACTTCTCCCAGTACCTCGAGGTGGATGGAACGTCGGTCTCCACCAGGTGGGCCAAGGTCCGGTTGGATCCGGTGGCGATGACGCTCGACGTGAACGACGCCCGGTTCACCACGTCCACCGGAAGCATCCCGGGGTGGAACAAGTACTACGCGGCCTATGGCGAGGCGGGAGACTGCGTCACGTACGACTCCTCGACGGGCCGGGCCAACGTGGACCTGCGCGGGCTGCCCTTCGCCGTGAGCGCGACGTGGAAGACGGACGGCTGGTACGCCGCTGGCGGCTCCACCAGGTCCTCGCATGACCAGGTCGTCGACGTGTCGGGCGGTGGCTACTGCGGCTCCACCACCGTCGACGGTGCCTTGACCGTGCGCTACGTGGGCTATGACTCCTGCGCCACCGTGGCGGCCGCGGGGGGGACCCTGAACCAGGACTACACGCTGTACCTCGGCCTGGACCCCAGCAAGCCCTACCTCGCCTACTGCCACAGCAGCGGCAATACCTATCTGACCCTGCGGGCCATCGGAAGCGGCAGCAACTTCTCCCAGTACCTCGAGGTGGATGGAACGTCGGTCTCCACCAGGTGGGCCAAGGTCCGGTTGGATCCGGTGGCGATGACGCTCGACGTGAACGACGCCCGGTTCGCCACGTCCACCGGAAGCATCCCGGGGTGGAACAAGTACTACGCAGCCTATGGCGAGGCGGGAGACTGCGTCACGTACGACTCCTCGACGGGCCGGGCCAACGTGGACCTGCGCGGGCTGCCCTTCGCCGTGAGCGCGACGTGGAAGACGGACGGCTGGTACGCCGCTGGCGGCTCCACCAGGTCCTCGCATGACCAGGTCGTCGATGTGTCGGGCGGTGGCTACTGCGGCTCCACCACCGTCGACGGTGCCTTGACCGTGCGCTACTTCTACCAGTAG
- a CDS encoding delta-60 repeat domain-containing protein — MAIGVVIHTNQSTDRSGGGGWLVTGLFSYTLYYFALTWPVWLVRMSQTRRMVISSLVPGVLLLILAVLPLPRRVPFLDVTVRVASFGVWFMPGEALYGKLTGFAFASPCEVSLWEAGQHGFSTEVLGVTYQPDGRILIQGFISKEGTRKNGMKLSRLLPDGSIDPTFKGQDRCSSLTPTHPGHVWLQSDGKILLGSGSISSSPNHKDELALIVSPEGEELRRVSIPNLPAEQHVEGLVAEVQLQSDGGLLMYGGFRREADSKSGSPILRITPEGLPDLSSWREMPELGVADSIPGAIGADGRRFIVADNPEYAESLLPAVYSISAEGQPDEVFHERLLGMQREKELRQATALAVQADGKLVTAFVTGEARSEVMRLNPDGTLDDTFQREELPFEANHLSALADGGFIVARVGLLNAFEERTPVVLARLDSNGRVDRAVAERFRSAFAAQGISSILKLTVGPNGTVLLYRFAPASAGGKTFHQLVQLLPDGSLDTGFHPPL; from the coding sequence GTGGCCATTGGCGTGGTGATCCACACCAACCAAAGCACCGACCGGTCGGGCGGTGGAGGTTGGCTGGTGACGGGCCTGTTCTCCTATACGCTCTACTACTTCGCGCTCACCTGGCCGGTGTGGTTGGTGCGCATGTCCCAGACACGCAGGATGGTCATCAGCTCGCTCGTGCCTGGGGTCCTCCTGCTCATCCTGGCCGTGCTGCCCCTGCCCCGAAGAGTCCCCTTCCTGGATGTCACGGTGCGCGTGGCGTCCTTCGGCGTGTGGTTCATGCCCGGGGAGGCCCTCTACGGCAAGCTGACGGGGTTCGCGTTCGCCTCGCCCTGCGAGGTTTCCCTGTGGGAAGCTGGCCAGCATGGGTTCAGCACGGAAGTCCTGGGGGTCACGTACCAGCCCGATGGCAGGATCCTCATCCAAGGCTTCATCTCCAAGGAAGGAACACGGAAGAACGGCATGAAGCTCTCCCGGCTCCTGCCGGATGGGAGCATCGATCCCACCTTCAAGGGACAGGATCGCTGCTCGAGCCTCACGCCCACGCATCCAGGCCACGTCTGGCTTCAGTCGGATGGAAAAATCCTCCTGGGATCAGGGTCGATCTCCAGCTCTCCGAATCACAAGGACGAGCTGGCCCTGATCGTCAGCCCGGAGGGAGAAGAACTCCGCCGGGTGTCCATCCCCAATCTCCCGGCCGAGCAGCACGTTGAGGGCCTGGTCGCGGAGGTCCAGCTCCAGTCGGATGGCGGGCTGCTGATGTATGGAGGCTTCCGTCGTGAGGCGGATTCCAAGTCCGGGAGCCCCATCCTGCGGATCACTCCCGAGGGACTGCCAGACCTGTCTTCATGGAGGGAGATGCCAGAGCTGGGTGTGGCCGATTCCATTCCCGGCGCAATCGGTGCCGATGGGCGACGTTTCATCGTCGCCGACAATCCCGAATATGCGGAGTCTCTCCTCCCGGCTGTCTACTCCATCAGCGCTGAAGGGCAGCCTGATGAGGTCTTTCATGAGCGGCTTTTGGGGATGCAGCGCGAGAAGGAGTTGCGCCAGGCAACAGCCCTGGCTGTTCAGGCGGACGGAAAGCTCGTCACCGCTTTTGTGACGGGTGAGGCTCGTTCCGAGGTGATGCGTCTGAACCCTGACGGAACCCTGGACGACACCTTCCAGCGGGAGGAGCTTCCCTTCGAAGCCAACCACCTGAGCGCTCTTGCGGACGGAGGCTTCATCGTCGCCCGAGTGGGTCTCTTGAACGCGTTCGAAGAACGGACTCCAGTGGTGCTGGCACGCCTGGACTCGAACGGGCGGGTCGACAGGGCGGTCGCCGAGCGTTTCCGTTCGGCGTTCGCCGCGCAAGGGATCTCGAGCATTCTCAAGCTCACGGTGGGGCCCAACGGCACCGTGCTTCTCTATCGCTTCGCGCCTGCCTCGGCTGGCGGAAAGACGTTCCACCAGCTTGTTCAGCTTCTGCCAGACGGCAGCCTGGACACCGGCTTTCATCCGCCGCTTTAG
- a CDS encoding ABC transporter ATP-binding protein, which produces MDPRNRLKMDGTASSGPASFKSFFNLIASTKPSLPLLITALVLSVGSTLVSLLVPLFTKSLVDGFSLASLDYRQMALIAAAFTLQAATSGISLYLLTFVGQRIVVGIRDRLWKKQLALPIRYFDAHGTGDLISRMANDTAVVKALITENLSSFVSGILAMVGSVSLLISLNWKMALVMLVALPVGIGVIAPLARSMRRVSMGTMDENARFTTLLAQVLSEIRLVKASNAESREYRKGQETVERLFQFGLKEGRVQALVGPMMGLVMMGMLVLVIGYGGLLVSSGQLSAGDLVAFILYLIQAIIPVGQLTAFFVQLQKARGATQSIITLLETPEEKPEEGVHLEAARLPIRFDRVSFSYLPGEPVSRELSFCLEPGTVTAIVGPSGSGKTTLFSLLERFYEPDSGTILIGSKPLREFSLASWRRRIGYVPQESPLMAGTIRENIAYGLDREPSDEELIEAARLAYADEFIQGLPNGYDTEVGERGVKLSGGQRQRIAIARAFLRNPDILMLDEATSSLDSTSEHFVKLALENLMRGRTTLIIAHRLSTVIDADLILFVEKGRLTGRGTHSELVDSHELYRSFAEQQLRSHDSREARA; this is translated from the coding sequence ATGGACCCACGCAACCGCCTGAAAATGGATGGGACCGCGTCCTCCGGCCCCGCGTCCTTCAAGAGCTTCTTCAACCTGATCGCATCGACGAAGCCATCGCTGCCCCTGCTCATCACCGCCCTGGTGCTGAGCGTGGGCTCGACGCTGGTGAGCCTCCTCGTTCCGCTCTTCACCAAGAGCCTGGTGGATGGCTTCTCGCTCGCCTCCCTCGACTACCGCCAGATGGCGCTGATCGCCGCGGCCTTCACCCTCCAGGCCGCCACCAGCGGCATCTCGCTCTACCTGCTCACCTTCGTGGGCCAGCGGATCGTCGTCGGCATCCGAGACCGGCTCTGGAAGAAGCAGCTGGCCCTGCCCATCCGCTACTTCGACGCGCACGGCACCGGAGACCTCATCTCCCGCATGGCCAACGACACCGCCGTCGTCAAGGCGCTCATCACCGAGAACCTCTCGAGCTTCGTCTCGGGCATCCTCGCCATGGTCGGCTCGGTCAGCCTGCTCATCTCCCTGAACTGGAAGATGGCCCTCGTCATGCTGGTGGCCCTGCCGGTGGGCATCGGCGTCATCGCGCCCCTGGCTCGCAGCATGCGCCGGGTGTCCATGGGGACGATGGACGAGAACGCCCGCTTCACCACCCTGCTCGCCCAGGTGCTGTCGGAGATCCGCCTGGTGAAGGCCTCCAACGCCGAGAGCCGCGAGTACCGCAAGGGCCAGGAGACCGTCGAGCGGCTCTTCCAGTTCGGCCTCAAGGAGGGCCGTGTCCAGGCGCTCGTCGGGCCGATGATGGGCCTGGTGATGATGGGCATGCTCGTCCTCGTCATCGGCTATGGCGGGCTGCTCGTCTCGTCCGGGCAGCTCTCGGCGGGAGACCTGGTCGCGTTCATCCTCTACCTGATTCAGGCCATCATCCCCGTGGGCCAGCTGACCGCCTTCTTCGTCCAGCTCCAGAAGGCACGCGGCGCCACGCAGAGCATCATCACCCTGCTGGAGACGCCCGAGGAGAAGCCGGAGGAGGGAGTGCACCTCGAGGCGGCCCGCCTGCCCATCCGCTTCGACCGGGTGAGCTTCAGCTACCTGCCGGGCGAGCCCGTGAGCCGGGAGCTGAGCTTCTGCCTGGAGCCCGGCACCGTGACGGCCATCGTCGGCCCGAGCGGCTCGGGCAAGACGACACTCTTCTCGCTCCTGGAGCGCTTCTATGAGCCGGACTCCGGGACCATCCTCATCGGCTCGAAGCCGCTGCGGGAGTTCTCCCTGGCCTCGTGGCGCCGCCGCATCGGCTACGTCCCCCAGGAGAGCCCGCTCATGGCGGGGACGATCCGCGAGAACATCGCCTATGGCCTCGACCGGGAGCCGAGCGATGAAGAGCTCATCGAGGCCGCTCGCCTGGCCTATGCCGACGAGTTCATCCAGGGCCTGCCCAACGGCTATGACACGGAGGTGGGCGAGCGGGGCGTGAAGCTCTCCGGTGGACAGCGGCAGCGCATCGCCATCGCCCGGGCGTTCCTGCGCAACCCCGACATCCTCATGCTCGACGAGGCCACCTCCAGCCTGGACAGTACCTCGGAGCACTTCGTCAAGCTGGCCCTGGAGAACCTGATGCGAGGCCGGACGACGCTGATCATCGCGCACCGCCTGTCCACGGTGATCGATGCGGACCTCATCCTCTTCGTGGAGAAGGGGCGGTTGACGGGGCGCGGCACCCACTCGGAGTTGGTGGACAGCCACGAACTCTACCGGAGCTTCGCCGAGCAGCAGCTCCGCTCCCACGACAGCCGCGAGGCACGCGCCTGA
- a CDS encoding response regulator transcription factor, with protein MARIMVVDDDPHIREVVRHFLGTAGFDVVEASDGREALSLLERTQVDLLVLDVMMPKMDGWQLCQELKRLRDVPILMLTAKGETSQKLKGFELGADDYLVKPFEPAELAARVKALLKRYRIEASQSVQVGKLFLSRKTYLIQAGEESLTIPMKEFELLFKLGSSPGKTFSREQLIQAIWGPDFEGTDRTVDVHVNRLRERFPEERFGYRITAIRGLGYRLELAQ; from the coding sequence ATGGCGAGGATCATGGTCGTCGATGACGACCCCCACATCCGCGAGGTGGTCCGACACTTCCTCGGGACCGCGGGCTTCGACGTCGTCGAGGCCTCGGACGGCCGGGAGGCCCTGAGCCTGCTGGAGCGGACCCAGGTGGACCTGCTCGTGCTGGACGTGATGATGCCGAAGATGGACGGCTGGCAGCTCTGCCAGGAGCTCAAGCGTCTGCGAGACGTCCCCATCCTGATGCTCACGGCGAAGGGGGAGACTTCGCAGAAGCTCAAGGGCTTCGAGCTCGGGGCCGATGACTACCTGGTGAAGCCCTTCGAGCCCGCGGAGCTCGCGGCCCGCGTCAAGGCGCTGCTCAAGCGCTACCGCATCGAGGCGTCGCAGAGCGTGCAGGTCGGCAAGCTCTTCCTCAGCCGGAAGACATACCTGATCCAGGCTGGCGAGGAGAGCCTCACCATTCCCATGAAGGAGTTCGAGTTGCTCTTCAAGCTGGGCAGCTCGCCGGGGAAGACGTTCAGCCGGGAGCAGCTCATCCAGGCCATCTGGGGCCCGGACTTCGAGGGGACGGATCGCACCGTGGACGTGCACGTCAACCGCCTGCGCGAGCGGTTTCCCGAGGAGCGCTTCGGCTATCGCATCACCGCCATCCGCGGCTTGGGCTATCGGCTGGAGCTCGCACAGTGA
- a CDS encoding sensor histidine kinase, with the protein MKWPALKRTPRLGAGLVTLAMLAGLVAEWTLVSWLKDAALTALGVRLSPYVSQVIDLVVSLFLFGFIMRFIGKAFFHWRMTIFTVLNDALSRIARGDFSVSVPVDETGDDTRKNPVLEVAVNINQVAEALQRMEAMRQEFISNVSHEIQSPLTSIRGFAQALREGGLSEETRQHYLATIEAESRRLSRLSENLLRLSSLDSKAHAPVPRRYRLDSQLREVVLAAEPQWTAKGLDIEADLDAVYQTADEDMLNQVWTNLVHNAIKFTPAGGRMGIELRLEGGQALVRLTDSGIGISREDLPFVFDRFYKADKARSRTDASGGSGLGLAIARKIVELHGGRIEALSEGLGKGSCFTVRLPSAEPYLKAPEPASSDTSSEQGLEPGAQPGTVRSARWRTYV; encoded by the coding sequence GTGAAGTGGCCCGCCCTGAAGCGCACGCCTCGCCTCGGGGCAGGGCTGGTCACCCTGGCCATGCTGGCAGGGCTGGTCGCGGAGTGGACGCTGGTGTCCTGGCTCAAGGATGCCGCCCTGACGGCCCTCGGTGTACGGCTCTCTCCCTACGTCAGCCAGGTCATCGATCTGGTGGTCTCGCTCTTCCTGTTCGGCTTCATCATGAGGTTCATCGGAAAGGCCTTCTTCCACTGGCGGATGACCATCTTCACCGTGTTGAACGACGCGCTGAGCCGCATCGCGCGAGGGGACTTCTCCGTCAGCGTACCGGTGGATGAGACGGGCGATGACACGCGGAAGAACCCGGTCCTCGAGGTGGCCGTCAACATCAACCAGGTGGCCGAGGCCCTCCAGCGCATGGAGGCGATGCGTCAGGAGTTCATCTCGAACGTCTCCCACGAGATCCAATCGCCCCTCACCTCCATCCGAGGCTTCGCACAGGCCCTGAGAGAAGGCGGGCTGTCCGAGGAGACCCGTCAGCACTACCTCGCCACCATCGAGGCCGAGAGCCGGCGTCTCTCACGGCTGAGCGAGAACCTCCTGAGGCTGAGCTCGCTGGACTCGAAGGCCCATGCCCCGGTCCCGCGGCGCTATCGGCTCGACAGCCAGCTGCGCGAAGTGGTCCTGGCCGCCGAGCCTCAGTGGACGGCCAAGGGGCTCGACATCGAGGCGGACCTGGACGCCGTGTACCAGACCGCGGACGAGGACATGCTGAATCAGGTCTGGACCAACCTCGTCCACAACGCCATCAAGTTCACTCCCGCGGGCGGAAGGATGGGGATCGAGCTGCGGCTCGAGGGCGGACAGGCCCTCGTGCGGCTCACGGATTCGGGGATTGGCATCTCGCGGGAGGACCTGCCCTTCGTCTTCGATCGGTTCTACAAGGCGGACAAGGCTCGCAGCCGCACCGATGCCTCGGGTGGGAGTGGACTGGGGCTCGCCATCGCCCGGAAGATCGTCGAACTCCACGGAGGGCGCATCGAGGCGCTGAGCGAGGGTCTGGGCAAAGGCTCCTGCTTCACGGTGCGCCTCCCCTCCGCGGAGCCCTACCTGAAAGCACCCGAGCCTGCTTCATCGGACACGTCTTCGGAGCAGGGCTTGGAGCCGGGAGCGCAACCCGGCACGGTTCGAAGTGCACGATGGAGGACGTACGTATAG
- a CDS encoding alpha/beta hydrolase, whose product MKTRWLLPAALLLAITGCGAPTGGAEGEVTYAEVPSPSEPGGVHPLTLDIAVPEGPGPFPAIVFIHGGGWVIGDLDDFGDRIHEASRRGFIGVTINYRLANLDDGHGKALHPWPAQLQDVRCALRWLAANAATYKVDTARVGVIGGSAGGHLAMMSAYARNEARFEPDYCPYSENLEVKAVVSMCGAGDPASVYETTDWWIKPYVTRFLALPDGAKVKDSPEVFADVSNLTYMGHGPRVPLLILQGTADTLVLPEVQRAFAVSARLLGQEVHVEYLEGAGHDIDATHRAESDEFIWKWFGERL is encoded by the coding sequence ATGAAGACGAGGTGGTTGTTACCCGCGGCCTTGCTGCTGGCCATCACGGGATGTGGTGCGCCCACAGGTGGCGCGGAAGGCGAGGTCACGTACGCGGAGGTGCCCAGCCCGAGTGAGCCCGGTGGGGTGCATCCGCTGACACTCGACATCGCAGTACCAGAGGGGCCGGGTCCCTTTCCCGCGATCGTCTTCATCCATGGTGGCGGATGGGTCATCGGAGATCTGGACGACTTCGGAGATCGAATCCACGAAGCGAGCCGACGGGGCTTCATCGGGGTGACCATCAACTATCGGCTCGCGAACCTCGATGATGGACACGGCAAGGCCCTCCACCCCTGGCCGGCGCAACTGCAGGACGTGCGGTGTGCGCTCCGGTGGCTCGCCGCGAATGCCGCCACGTACAAAGTGGATACGGCCCGAGTGGGGGTGATCGGCGGGTCCGCTGGCGGGCACCTCGCGATGATGTCGGCGTACGCCCGGAACGAAGCACGCTTCGAGCCAGACTATTGCCCCTACAGCGAGAACCTCGAGGTGAAGGCCGTGGTGTCCATGTGCGGCGCCGGTGACCCCGCGTCCGTCTATGAGACGACGGACTGGTGGATCAAACCCTACGTCACCCGGTTCCTCGCGCTGCCGGATGGAGCGAAGGTAAAGGATTCGCCCGAGGTCTTCGCTGATGTCAGCAACCTCACCTACATGGGGCACGGGCCCAGGGTGCCACTGCTGATTCTCCAGGGGACGGCGGACACCCTCGTCCTCCCCGAGGTGCAGCGAGCCTTCGCGGTATCGGCTCGATTGCTCGGGCAGGAGGTCCACGTCGAGTACCTCGAAGGCGCGGGCCACGACATCGATGCCACCCACCGGGCCGAGTCGGATGAGTTCATTTGGAAGTGGTTCGGGGAGAGGCTATGA
- a CDS encoding ferritin-like domain-containing protein encodes MQNNTWTDAALLDHLQKAVYLELWTLPLYLAAAYSLQVPGSDAQNPPQLKSLRGKSNPKRSREQLAFNNIYSVAVQEMLHLELASNLFNALFAPKGHTPKFTGDWAPRYDKFPSWIAVEKPVQLGPVNPEQMSLLAAIETPEPATDGAPNGPQETYDSIGQFYKAIEQGVNQRWSELYQPKADHRQKSEFTNPEYPGDDYTGFSSIIDSQDSDTARKQANAVIQAIIGQGEGSRGPVIDSDLRPEDSNDVEDRFSHFARFRMVQAMLKLDGPLKTYPTPGSSGLAAAQKQLTAGFTSLLTALEQGYAGNGELDLGSMWSLPGQIVSVWAAGGVPQFQTQSQ; translated from the coding sequence GTGCAAAACAACACCTGGACCGACGCCGCCCTTCTCGACCATCTCCAGAAAGCCGTCTACCTGGAGCTGTGGACCCTCCCCCTCTACCTGGCGGCCGCCTATTCCTTGCAGGTCCCCGGCTCGGACGCCCAGAATCCGCCCCAGTTGAAGAGCCTCCGCGGCAAGAGCAACCCCAAGCGCAGCCGGGAGCAGCTCGCCTTCAACAACATCTACTCGGTCGCCGTGCAGGAGATGCTGCACCTGGAGCTGGCCAGCAACCTCTTCAATGCGCTGTTCGCTCCCAAGGGACACACGCCGAAGTTCACGGGCGACTGGGCGCCCCGCTACGACAAGTTCCCCTCCTGGATCGCGGTCGAGAAGCCCGTGCAGCTCGGACCGGTGAACCCCGAGCAGATGTCCCTCCTGGCCGCCATCGAAACCCCCGAGCCAGCGACCGATGGCGCGCCGAACGGGCCGCAGGAGACCTACGATTCCATCGGCCAGTTCTACAAGGCCATCGAGCAGGGGGTAAATCAGCGCTGGAGCGAACTCTACCAGCCCAAGGCGGACCACCGGCAGAAGAGCGAATTCACCAACCCGGAATACCCAGGCGACGATTACACCGGCTTCAGCAGCATCATCGACAGTCAGGACAGCGACACCGCGCGGAAGCAGGCGAACGCGGTGATCCAGGCCATCATCGGGCAGGGAGAGGGCAGCCGGGGACCGGTCATCGACTCGGACCTCCGCCCCGAGGACTCCAATGATGTCGAGGATCGGTTCAGCCATTTCGCGCGCTTCCGGATGGTGCAGGCGATGCTGAAGCTCGACGGCCCGCTGAAGACCTACCCCACCCCGGGGAGCAGTGGGCTCGCGGCCGCGCAGAAGCAACTCACCGCCGGCTTCACGAGCCTCCTGACCGCGCTGGAGCAGGGTTACGCGGGGAACGGCGAGCTCGACCTCGGCAGCATGTGGTCGCTCCCCGGGCAGATCGTGTCCGTGTGGGCCGCGGGTGGAGTGCCCCAGTTCCAAACCCAATCCCAGTAG